Part of the Tidjanibacter massiliensis genome is shown below.
AATTAACTTTGCGTTGTGTAGGAAAAGGAACGGCGGGCCGGTCAGCGCGTTACGCAGCGTGCGGTCGAACGGTGCGACGAGGCGGCCGGAAGTGCAGCGGACTCGTCCGGACACAGGCAGGCGGCCGCGCCTCCTACGGAACGCAAGAGCCCGCGGCAAGGGTTCACAACATATCATTTCCCAATGGAATTCCAGACTCTCAAAGAACTATATGCCCACAGCATCAAGGCCTACGGCAACCGGCCTTCGTTCTCGATGCTCGAACGCGAATCCATGACGTACAACGATTTCGACGACCGGGTGGAGTACGTGCGCGGTATCCTGCTCGGAGCCGGCATCGGCAGCGGCGACAAAGTGGCGCTGCTGAGCAGCAACATGCCCAACTGGAGCGTCTGTTATTTCGCCATCGTCACCTCCGGCATGGTCGCCGTTCCGATACTGCCCGATTTCTCCGGCAGCGAGCTGGACATGATAATCACCCATTCCGAAGCCAAAGCGCTTTTCGTATCCGACAAGCTCTACACGCGCATCTCCAAGGAGGTGGTGGAACGGATGAACATCGTGGTACGCACCAAGAACCTCGGTATCATCGCCCGCACTTCGTTCGAACTCGGGGCCATGACCGAACCGAAACCGGAAGACCTGGCGGTGATAATCTACACATCGGGAACGACCTCTTCGCCCAAGGGCGTCATGCTCACGCACTACAATCTCGCGGCACAAATACAGATGGACCGCGACCTGTTTTTCGTGAAGCCGGACGACATCTTCCTTTCGATACTCCCCCTCTCCCACACCTACGAATGTTCGCTCGGCATGCTGCTGCCGTTCATGTGCGGCGCTTCGGTGGTGTACGTAGACAGACCGCCGACGGCATCCAACCTGCTGCCCGCGCTCAGGGAGGTACGCCCGACGGTGATGCTCAGCGTCCCGCTGGTCATAGAAAAGATATACAAAAGCCAGGTGGCCGGGCGGTTCAATTCGTCGGGCCTCCTGCGGAAACTCTACGGGAAACCGTTCTTCAGAAAGATGATACACCGCATAGCGGGGCGGCAGCTTTACAAACTCTTCGGAGGACGGCTGCGCTTCTTCGGCATCGGCGGAGCGAAGCTCGACACGGAGGCGGAACGGTTCCTGTCGGAAGGAAAGTTCCCCTACGCCATCGGCTACGGCCTGACCGAAACGGCCCCGCTGATTGCCGGAGCGGTACCGTCTAACGTGCGGCTCGGCTCTACGGGACCGGTACTGCCGGGTATCGAGGCACGGCTCGAAGATACGAACGAATTCGGCGAGGGGGAACTCGTGGTCAAAAGTCCCTGCACAATGCTGGGATACTACAAGAATCCGGAACTCACCGCGGAGGTTTTCACTCCCGACGGTTGGTTCCGCACGCGCGACCTCTGCGCCTTCGACCCGGACGGATTCCTCTACATCAAGGGGAGGCTCGGCAGCATGATAGTCGGGCCGAACGGCGAGAACATCTACCCGGAGGATATCGAAAGCGTTCTGAACAGCCATTTTCTGATAAGCGACTCCATCGTGACGCAGGAGCAGGGCAAACTCGTGGCGCTCGTCCGTTTCGACCGGGCCGAACTGGAGAAACGCTACCACGAATTCCGAGACGACCTTGCCACGACCATGGAGGATATCAAGGCCGACGTGATAAAATACGTCAATTCGAAGGTCAACAAATCCTCCAAAATAGCCACCATCGAGGAGCAGGAACACGACTTCGAAAAGACGCCTTCCCATAAAATCAAACGCTACCTCTACACCCGCAAACCGAAGGAAGAGAAGGAACACCCGCAAACGCCGGCAGACAAACGGTAAGAAGACCAGACGTTCGTTCCGCCTGTAGGAAACGAACGAAACGCTCCCCTACCCCCGGAAAGCGGCCGTTTCCCGCACCGGCCCCGTACAAGGGAGGCGTTCCGAAAAAGCCTCCTCCGTCGCCCGCCTCTTACTACGGCAGCGGCCCCGTTATCAGGCGGCACGCCTCCGCCGGGACAGCTTCGGGAAGAGTTTGCGGAAACGCACCAGATAAGCGGTGATGCTGCCTCCGGCTACGATGAAGGTCACGGCCAGAATTATCATCACTATCCCGCACACTATCCTCGGCGTCAGCGCCTCTCCAAATACCGTCACCCCGAAGAAAACGGCGGTCACGGGTTCCAGTGCGCCGAGTATCGCGGTAGGCGTGGAACCTATGTACTGTATGGCGCTGGTCGTACAAAGAAACGATATGGCCGTGGGAAAGACCGCCAGCGCAAGCAGATTGCCCCACGAATACCACCGGTCGGGGAGACACACGTCCCGGCCGAAATCCAGCCGGACGAGGAACAGCGACAGGCCGAACAGCAGCACATAGAAGGTGACCTTGAGTGTCGCCACACTCTTCAGCGCCGTCTGATTGACACCCACGATATAGATGGCATAAGCCAATGCCGAAACCAGCACGAGTACGGTTCCCGTCAGGCTCAGGGTGGTTCCGTCACCGCTCCGGTAGAGCAGCGCGATGCCGACCAGCGCGAGGACGATGCACAATCCGGTCTGCATCGTCAGTTTCTCCTTGAATACGAGGGCCATAATCAAAGCCACCAGCACCGGATAGACGAACAGGAGCGTGGAGGCTATTCCGGCATCCATATAGTTGTAACTGAGGAAGAGCGTGAGCGACGACAGGGCCACGAGAAGGCCCATGACTATCAGAGGTACTATCTCTTTCCGCTTGAGCCTGAAATCGCGTCCCCGGGCCTTAATCATGATACCCAGCAGAGGAATGGCGAGCAGATACCTGAAGAAGAGCACCGAATCGGGGTCCATCCCCTCCTTGTAGAGCGGAAGCGCGAACAACGGATTCATTCCGTACGATGCCGCCGCAACGGCCCCCAGCACATAACCTTTCAGCTTCGTATTCATGAAGAGTCTTAATTTTTCCGCGCAAATATAACGAATATATCCGGTGAAAAACCGAAAACGGACGGCGGGTATAAGCCCGGCCCGCAAATGTGATGCGGTCGAGACGACCATACCGCACCTTACGACCGGGTACGCTGCACACAAATAAAAAAGGGATTGCATCTTGCAATCCCTTTTCCTTGCTGCCGGAAAGGATACCGTGCCCCTATCCGCTTACGGACACCGGCTTGCCAAACTCTCCCGGCCAAATCCGCTTTCCTTCCTCAGAAAACCTCTTCCGTACCGAGAATCTGCGTCATGCAGTGCGCCGCACCGTATCCTCTGGTCAGGTTGGGGAGCGGTATCCACGTCACATCGACGCCGTGCGCCGCCAACGCCTGCTGCAGCTCCTGCGACTGTCCGGCGACGGCCATGATGCGGCGCGGGCCGATGGTCAGGTAGTTGTTGGCGTAATTCAGCTCGTCCGGCCGCGATATGGGAATGACTTTCACGCCGAGCGTCTTTTCGAGGAAATCTACGAAACATGCGCCTTCGACCGTCCTGCTGTACCGGCCATTCTTCCGCTCGTACACATCTACCGTCAAGTACTGCGACGAATCGGGCCCGGCCTTGTAGCGGTTTGCCGACAGCGTCACCAGGTCGCGGTCGATGCAGTTGAAATAGGTATCGAGGTGCATCTGTTCCTGTTCGAGCCAGTTGTCCCGAACAACCATGAGCCTGTCCGTACCGAGCCAGTCGTTCTCCATGAGCTGGTCGATGGCCTTCTGCGTCGTGCGCAGCCCGCATCCGATAAAGGCGCTGCTGCCGAAAG
Proteins encoded:
- a CDS encoding AMP-binding protein → MEFQTLKELYAHSIKAYGNRPSFSMLERESMTYNDFDDRVEYVRGILLGAGIGSGDKVALLSSNMPNWSVCYFAIVTSGMVAVPILPDFSGSELDMIITHSEAKALFVSDKLYTRISKEVVERMNIVVRTKNLGIIARTSFELGAMTEPKPEDLAVIIYTSGTTSSPKGVMLTHYNLAAQIQMDRDLFFVKPDDIFLSILPLSHTYECSLGMLLPFMCGASVVYVDRPPTASNLLPALREVRPTVMLSVPLVIEKIYKSQVAGRFNSSGLLRKLYGKPFFRKMIHRIAGRQLYKLFGGRLRFFGIGGAKLDTEAERFLSEGKFPYAIGYGLTETAPLIAGAVPSNVRLGSTGPVLPGIEARLEDTNEFGEGELVVKSPCTMLGYYKNPELTAEVFTPDGWFRTRDLCAFDPDGFLYIKGRLGSMIVGPNGENIYPEDIESVLNSHFLISDSIVTQEQGKLVALVRFDRAELEKRYHEFRDDLATTMEDIKADVIKYVNSKVNKSSKIATIEEQEHDFEKTPSHKIKRYLYTRKPKEEKEHPQTPADKR
- a CDS encoding DMT family transporter translates to MNTKLKGYVLGAVAAASYGMNPLFALPLYKEGMDPDSVLFFRYLLAIPLLGIMIKARGRDFRLKRKEIVPLIVMGLLVALSSLTLFLSYNYMDAGIASTLLFVYPVLVALIMALVFKEKLTMQTGLCIVLALVGIALLYRSGDGTTLSLTGTVLVLVSALAYAIYIVGVNQTALKSVATLKVTFYVLLFGLSLFLVRLDFGRDVCLPDRWYSWGNLLALAVFPTAISFLCTTSAIQYIGSTPTAILGALEPVTAVFFGVTVFGEALTPRIVCGIVMIILAVTFIVAGGSITAYLVRFRKLFPKLSRRRRAA